One Helicoverpa armigera isolate CAAS_96S chromosome 1, ASM3070526v1, whole genome shotgun sequence genomic window carries:
- the LOC110374512 gene encoding uncharacterized protein LOC110374512 has translation MPVMKRMKGLPKDLLAAEGLMYHDWYAITPCQRACTTRFGIAIQREQESYVSKHPEILALLKIFIAKMTQRGKRKDFEREAAENFTRPWAELDEEIRTFLESPEDGPYVNMDDREFYEFDDEDFQKDLKKIYEKYYPPEPWSLTSPEKSRSNTLSSSFISIQTSELTLPTPEPIPTPEPTISEVFYTLISNTVDKVIYVQIDENALLYDTAYVELMRAVEEAMEIPVREIRADIAALFNSAYHMFEIDIMEKERFAAEIAWEKRMRKKLKKTLRRQKNFKGYETPPTPKSEISSHESYKRPLPRLCECHPLAKYNRYGKDRFGIYLPRQEEFSKSNITTTPACSATGTGEGNEEKVDARSVTSKKSTQTSKSGTSSRRGRAAPTESDGETE, from the exons ATGCCTGTAATGAAGCGTATGAAGGGGTTGCCCAAGGATCTCTTGGCTGCCGAAGGTCTCATGTACCATGACTGGTATGCCATTACTCCGTGCCAGAGAGCTTGTACTACCAGGTTCGGAATTGCCATACAACGAGAACAGGAGTCGTATGTGAGCAAACACCCTGAG ATTTTAGCTCTATTGAAGATATTCATAGCGAAAATGACTCAACGGGGAAAACGCAAGGATTTCGAGAGAGAAGCTGCCGAGAATTTCACCAGACCTTGGGCTGAGCTGGACGAGGAAATCAGAACTTTTCTGGAATCACCAGAGGATGGGCCTTATGTTAATATG GATGATAGAGAATTCTACGAATTCGACGACGAAGACTTTCAGAAAGACTTGAAGAAGATCTACGAGAAATACTACCCCCCAGAGCCCTGGTCCCTTACGTCTCCTGAGAAGAGCCGCTCCAATACTCTGTCCTCTTCATTCATCTCCATACAAACTTCTGAGTTAACTCTGCCAACTCCTG AACCTATACCGACTCCTGAGCCAACAATCTCGGAGGTGTTCTACACACTGATATCGAACACCGTCGATAAAGTCATCTACGTACAAATTGATGAAAACGCTCTTCTCTACGATACGGCGTACGTGGAACTCATGAGGGCTGTCGAAGAAGCAATGGAGATCCCCGTCCGGGAAATACGCGCTGATATAGCAGCCCTGTTCAATAGTGCTTACCACATGTTCGAAATTGATATCATGGAGAAGGAGAGATTTG CTGCTGAAATCGCATGGGAAAAACGAATGAGGAAGAAATTGAAAAAGACATTAAGGCGTCAAAAGAACTTTAAAG GATATGAAACGCCGCCTACACCGAAGAGTGAAATTTCATCACACGAGAGCTATAAGAGGCCTCTCCCGCGGCTATGCGAGTGCCATCCATTGGCCAAGTACAATCGATATGGAAAG GACCGCTTCGGCATCTACTTACCGCGCCAAGAAGAATTCAGCAAATCTAATATAACTACCACTCCGGCTTGTTCAGCTACAGGAACAGGGGAAGGGAATGAAGAGAAAGTTGATGCCAGATCTGTTACCAGTAAAAAATCTACACAAACTTCGAAAAGTGGTACCTCTTCGAGGCGGGGAAGGGCTGCTCCAACTGAATCAGATGGAGAGACTGAGTAA
- the LOC110374519 gene encoding V-type proton ATPase 116 kDa subunit a 1, producing MGCMLRSDPMTLCGMYLQPEAAFDVLSRLGEMGCVQFVDMHPDLQLFQRQYVIEVCRYSEMERRLKTIEREMKLHNIEIQEQTTESIATPLNEMITFENMIEKWEQDIQDMTLNEVNLLKSYFELNEFYYVLTYIGPLLGESEIQKESMLNSRKAAAKAGAAGDVGVGVGGRLVVITGAVRRNKCYAFEMMLWRISHGIIYYKQASEDKILIDPQSRQEIRKVAFLAICQGEALTERIQKICDGFQVNIFPCPNTPQERMELQEKLQTRITDLDQVLKKTRYHRCKTLRTVSKNWRLWMGQVRKAKAIYHAMNMFRYEKCLIGEAWIPNSDLDAVNTVLHSCSESFQSSVPSFASKIETTQMPPTYHRTNKFTRGFQNLINAYGDSTYRELNPGLHTLITFPFLFSMMFGDMGHGLILVGFGSWMCKNEKLFISQRSTNEIWNIFFGGRYVILMMGLSSMFTGFVYNDLFSKAFCLTSSYWLNIHSVEDLAKDEYFDLNPSFETGRPYMFGKDPIWTLAKNKIMFENSTKMKLSIIVGIIHMIFGISLSFFNYRYFRRTYSIFLQFIPEILFLTLLFLWLVLLIYIKWFLYTAKSADQERNTSCAPQILILFIDMVLMTESKPSTEGCKEAYMFDNQRTVQMTLVFTALVCVPILLLGTPIYKIRKNKRKREAAKLNLRAYRNSARVDKKIEEHLEAEVEKYSTSVGELMIHQGVHTIEFVLSTISHTASYLRLWALSLAHAQLSEMLWGMVLSKLALQDHSAIGSIKLVFIFALWALFTVSILVVMEGLSAFLHCLRLHWVEFMSKFYIGGGWPFRPFSFKVILTAEIDKPEPGCRKLLSPD from the exons ATGGGTTGTATGCTAAGAAGTGACCCGATGACTCTCTGTGGCATGTACTTGCAACCGGAGGCTGCCTTCGATGTCCTGTCTCGACTCGGAGAGATGGGCTGCGTACAATTCGtggac ATGCATCCAGACTTACAATTATTTCAAAGACAATACGTCATAGAAGTTTGTCGCTACTCCGAAATGGAGCGGAGGCTTAAAACTATAGAACGTGAAATGAAACTTCATAATATTGAGATACAAGAGCAGACGACGGAATCTATAGCTACACCACTTAATGAGATGATCACATTTGAG AACATGATAGAAAAATGGGAACAAGACATCCAAGATATGACTCTAAACGAAGTGAACTTATTGAAAAGCTACTTTGAGTTGAACGAGTTTTATTATGTTCTGACTTACATAGGACCCCTATTGGGGGAATCAGAAATACAGAAAGAATCCATGTTGAACAG CAGGAAGGCAGCTGCCAAAGCCGGCGCGGCTGGCGACGTCGGCGTTGGCGTCGGTGGACGTCTGGTCGTCATCACAGGAGCTGTTCGTCGCAATAAGTGCTATGCTTTCGAAATGATGCTCTGGAGGATCTCTCACGGCATCATATACTACAAACAAGCATCCGAAGATAAAATACTTATAGATCCTCAAAGC CGTCAAGAAATCAGGAAAGTGGCGTTCCTAGCAATCTGCCAGGGAGAAGCATTGACAGAACGCATTCAGAAAATTTGTGACGGGTTCCAAGTTAACATCTTCCCTTGCCCCAACACGCCTCAAGAAAGAATGgaattacaagaaaaactcCAGACGAGAATCACTGATTTAGATCAG gtattaaaaaaaactcggtACCATCGTTGCAAGACTTTGCGAACTGTGAGTAAGAACTGGCGACTTTGGATGGGTCAAGTTAGAAAAGCGAAGGCCATATACCATGCAATGAATATGTTTCGGTACGAAAAGTGCCTGATCGGGGAAGCTTGGATACCAAACTCTGACTTAGACGCAGTCAATACTGTTTTACACTCTTGTTCC GAATCTTTCCAATCCAGTGTGCCTTCATTCGCGTCAAAGATTGAGACAACGCAAATGCCTCCTACTTACCATCGGACTAACAAGTTTACTAGAGGTTTTCAAAATCTTATCAACGCTTATGGTGACTCCACTTATAGAGAACTGAATCCAG GTCTTCACACTCTCATTACATTCCCATTTCTGTTCTCAATGATGTTCGGTGATATGGGCCACGGactaatattagtaggatttggCTCCTGGATGTGCAAAAACGAAAAGCTGTTCATAAGTCAGAGGTCTACTAATGAAATTTGGAATATATTTTTCGGAG GTCGCTACGTAATACTAATGATGGGATTATCCAGCATGTTCACTGGATTTGTCTACAACGATCTATTCTCAAAAGCTTTTTGTTTAACCAGTTCTTATTGGCTTAATATTCATTCTGTTGAAGATTTGGCaaaagatgaatattttgatttgaatcCGTCTTTTGAAACAGGCCGACCGTATATGTTTGGAAAAGACCCGATTTGGACG TTGGCGAAAAATAAGATCATGTTTGAAAATTCAACTAAAATGAAACTGTCGATTATTGTTGGGATAATTCATATGATATTTGGTATCAGCCTTAGCTTTTTCAACTATCG ttatttcaGGCGAACCTATTCCATATTCTTGCAATTCATTCCCGAGATTCTGTTTTTGACACTGTTATTTCTCTGGTTGGTGCTTCTAATTTACATTAAATGGTTTTTGTATACAGCTAAATCAG CTGACCAAGAAAGGAACACCAGTTGTGCTCCACAgatcttaattttattcatagacATGGTTCTGATGACTGAATCTAAGCCGTCTACGGAAGGTTGCAAGGAAGCATACATGTTTGATAACCAAAGAACAGTTCAAATGACTTTAGTATTTACTGCTCTGGTTTGTGTACCTATTCTGCTTCTTGGAACACCAATTTATAAGATACGAAAGAACAAGAGGAAAAGGGAAGCAGCCAAG CTAAATCTCAGAGCCTACAGAAATAGTGCGCGCGTTGACAAAAAAATCGAAGAGCATTTGGAAGCAGAAGTGGAGAAATACTCAACTTCAGTTGGAGAGCTGATGATACATCAAGGAGTTCATACCATAGAGTTTGTGCTGAGTACCATATCACACACTGCTTCTTATCTGAGACTTTGGGCCCTGTCTCTTGCGCATGCAC AACTGTCTGAAATGTTATGGGGTATGGTATTATCAAAACTGGCATTGCAGGACCACAGTGCTATTGGCTCCATAAAGTTGGTGTTCATATTCGCATTGTGGGCCCTATTCACCGTCTCTATTCTGGTGGTGATGGAGGGACTCTCAGCATTCTTACACTGCTTACGACTGCACTG GGTGGAGTTTATGAGCAAGTTCTACATCGGTGGCGGTTGGCCATTTCGTCCATTTTCCTTCAAAGTTATATTAACTGCTGAGATCGACAAGCCGGAGCCTGGATGCAGGAAGCTTCTTTCGCcagattaa